In Malus sylvestris chromosome 15, drMalSylv7.2, whole genome shotgun sequence, a single genomic region encodes these proteins:
- the LOC126605972 gene encoding mitogen-activated protein kinase kinase 2-like, which produces MKKGSLGSNLKLTLPPPDEVSISKFLTQSGTFMDGDLLVNREGVRIVSHREVEVPPPIQASDNQMILADLDAIKVIGKGNGGVVQLVQHKWTHQFFALKVIQMNIEESIRKQIAQELKINQSSQCPNIVVCYQSFYENGTISIILEYMDGGSLADLLKKVKTIPEFYLAAICKQVLQGLCYLHHEKHIIHRDFKPSNLLINHRGEIKITDFGVSAIKASTSEQANTFVGTYNYMSPERIVGSNYSYKSDIWSLGLVLLECATGQFPYTPPDQSEAWDNFFELMSAIVEQPPPCAPSDQFSPEFCSFISACVQKEPKDRLSAQDLLRHPFISMYDDVHIDLSSYFTEAGSPLATF; this is translated from the exons ATGAAGAAAGGAAGCTTAGGATCCAACCTCAAGCTCACTCTCCCTCCTCCTGATGAAGTTTCCATCTCTAAGTTCTt GACACAAAGCGGTACGTTCATGGATGGGGATCTCCTGGTTAATAGAGAAGGGGTTCGGATCGTTTCTCATAGAGAAGTTGAAGTT CCACCACCTATTCAAGCATCAGACAACCAGATGATTTTAGCCGATCTCGACGCGATTAAAGTTATTGGCAAGGGAAATGGTGGGGTTGTGCAACTGGTTCAGCACAAATGGACTCATCAGTTTTTTGCATTAAAG GTAATTCAGATGAACATTGAAGAGTCTATCCGCAAGCAGATTGCACAGGAGTTGAAGATTAATCAATCGTCACAATGTCCAAACATTGTTGTATGTTACCAGTCCTTCTATGAAAATGGTACCATTTCAATCATCCTAGAGTACATGGATGGTGGGTCTTTGGCAGATCTTCTGAAGAAGGTCAAAACAATTCCAGAGTTTTATCTTGCTGCCATTTGTAAGCAG GTGCTGCAGGGTTTGTGTTACCTTCATCATGAAAAGCACATCATCCATCGGGACTTCAAACCCTCTAATTTGTTAATCAATCATAGGGGAGAAATTAAGATAACAGACTTTGGTGTGAGTGCAATAAAGGCAAGCACGTCCGAACAGGCAAATACATTTGTTGGCACATACAACTATATGTCG CCAGAGAGAATTGTCGGTAGCAATTATAGCTACAAAAGTGACATTTGGAGCTTGGGGTTAGTACTGCTGGAGTGTGCAACAGGTCAATTCCCATATACACCACCAGATCAAAGTGAAGCATGGGATAACTTTTTTGAGCTTATGAGTGCCATTGTTGAACAACCACCACCTTGTGCACCTTCTGATCAATTTTCTCCAGAGTTCTGCTCATTTATTTCTGCATG TGTACAGAAAGAACCTAAGGATAGATTGTCGGCTCAGGATCTCCTG aGACATCCTTTCATCAGCATGTACGATGACGTGCATATTGACCTTTCCTCTTACTTCACCGAAGCAGGATCTCCCCTTGCAACATTTTAA
- the LOC126605481 gene encoding pre-mRNA cleavage factor Im 25 kDa subunit 1-like, with product MGDERGSLHVSDSNSLDHHDNDDQSRTLDIYPLSSYYFASKEAIPVKDETPADRLRRLKSNYAAYGLRTCVEAVILVELFKHPHVLLLQIRNCIFKLPGGRLRPGESEIDGLKRKLSRKLCINADGDGIPWEVGECLGVWWRHDFETLLCRDLPPRVENPKECTKLFIVKLPDCRKFIAPKNQKLLAIPLCQIAKNNETYGPVISGVPEMLSTFTINIIDD from the exons ATGGGGGATGAAAGGGGTTCCTTACACGTGTCAGACAGTAACAGTCTCGACCACCACGACAACGATGATCAGAGCCGTACGCTGGACATATACCCTCTCAGCAGCTACTACTTCGCTTCCAAGGAAGCCATTCCTGTCAAGGACGAAACTCCAGCTGATCGTCTTCGCAGATTGAAGTCCAA TTATGCTGCTTATGGACTGAGGACTTGTGTGGAAGCAGTTATTCTG GTTGAGTTGTTCAAACATCCTCATGTGCTGCTCTTGCAAATAAGAAACTGCATTTTTAAGCTTCCCGGGGGTCGCTTAAGACCCGGCGAATCAG AGATCGACGGACTGAAACGGAAGCTGTCGAGGAAGCTTTGTATCAATGCAGATGGTGATGGGATTCCTTGGGAG GTTGGGGAGTGTCTTGGGGTATGGTGGAGGCACGACTTCGAAACATTGCTCTGTCGAGACTTGCCACCTCGAGTTGAAAACCCAAAG GAGTGCACCAAACTATTCATCGTGAAGTTACCAGATTGTCGGAAGTTCATTGcgccaaaaaaccaaaaattgcTCGCTATACCCTTGTGCCAGATCGCCAAAAACAACGAG ACTTATGGACCTGTAATATCAGGTGTTCCGGAGATGCTATCAACGTTTACCATCAACATTATCGATGATTAA
- the LOC126605901 gene encoding uncharacterized protein LOC126605901 has product MDQNASAVGLRNDLELVKSPSEKHLERLRPSARYYSIFKGQAKDAADPEKGKYSLIRDAEDFPSGIYEKQLPCFGCGIGWFSFLLGFVFPLMWYYATVLYFGNYYRKDPRERAGLAASAIAALVCAVVLLIIALFRMF; this is encoded by the exons ATGGATCAAA ATGCTTCAGCAGTAGGTTTGAGAAACGACCTTGAGCTAGTGAAATCACCATCCGAAAAGCATCTTGAACGTTTGAGACCATCAGCTCGATATTATTCAATATTTAAAG GGCAAGCAAAAGATGCTGCAGATCCTGAAAAAGGCAAATATTCCCTAATTAGAGATGCAGAGGACTTTCCGTCAGGAATATACGAGAAACAGCTTCCATGCTTTGGCTGTGGTATAGGATGGTTTTC GTTTCTTTTAGGCTTCGTATTCCCATTAATGTGGTACTATGCCACAGTTCTCTATTTTGGAAATTACTATCGGAAGGATCCTAGGGAGCGAGCAGGACTAGCCGCCTCTGCAATTGCT GCACTAGTTTGTGCTGTCGTGCTGTTGATCATAGCATTGTTTCGGATGTTCTAG
- the LOC126601412 gene encoding UBP1-associated proteins 1C-like isoform X1 yields the protein MVWFQCEDCGDNLKKPKVLGHFNCCSARKLSCIDCGETFGREAVQGHTQCMTEAEKYGPKGAQGKPLNGGGAKPINNKDGKQQPDFDITVGLTKRFPWFCSLCNTKATSEQTLLLHAEGKKHRAKARAIHAAKQQPKQPEESVPDTEPPPKDTPKGEVLENKQIEEPKSHDASRVNTEQQSPEAETYTLLKNKKRKLDASKNDESSKKTKDNTSDEVGNGKVVQSGKTEANGKEGELTTKTKWKKLITSTLKWNDGVLKMRKLKKLVLKALEESGITDDETKLSKKLEHKINSSSKFRVDNKYVHLAAKD from the exons ATGGTGTGGTTTCAGTGCGAGGATTGCGGAGACAACCTCAAGAAACCCAAGGTTTTGGGTCACTTTAACTGCTGCTCTGCTCGAAAG CTTTCGTGCATTGATTGCGGAGAGACATTTGGGAGAGAAGCCGTTCAGGGTCACACACAATGTATGACTGAGGCG GAAAAATACGGTCCCAAGGGGGCACAAGGGAAACCTTTGAATGGTGGGGGAGCCAAGCCCATCAACAACAAGGATGGAAAGCAGCAACCCGATTTTGATATTACTGTCGGGCTGACTAAGCGATTTCCATGGTTTTGTAG TCTTTGCAATACTAAAGCCACTAGTGAGCAGACCTTGCTGCTGCATGCTGAAGGAAAGAAGCACAGGGCAAAAGCCCGAGCCATCCATGCAGCAAAGCAGCAGCCTAAGCAGCCGGAAGAATCTGTTCCGGATACAGAACCTCCACCCAAGGACACTCCCAAGGGTGAAGTTCTTGAGAATAAACAAATAGAAGAACCTAAATCGCATGATGCGTCTAGAGTCAATACCGAACAACAAAGTCCTGAAGCAGAGACTTACACCTtgctgaaaaataaaaagagaaagctTGATGCATCCAAGAACGATGAATCAAGCAAGAAGACTAAGGATAATACATCAGATGAAGTAGGAAATGGCAAAGTGGTTCAGAGTGGGAAGACAGAAGCAAATGGGAAAGAGGGAGAACTTACTACGAAAACAAAGTGGAAGAAGTTGATTACATCAACCCTAAAATGG AACGATGGAGTCCTGAAGATGAGGAAATTGAAAAAACTTGTGCTGAAGGCTCTCGAAGAATCCGGCATAACAGATGACGAAACCAAACTGAGTAAGAAGCTTGAGCACAAG ATCAATTCGAGCTCCAAATTTAGAGTCGACAACAAGTATGTTCATTTGGCTGCCAAGGATTAA
- the LOC126601412 gene encoding UBP1-associated proteins 1C-like isoform X3, translating to MVWFLCFCLQEKYGPKGAQGKPLNGGGAKPINNKDGKQQPDFDITVGLTKRFPWFCSLCNTKATSEQTLLLHAEGKKHRAKARAIHAAKQQPKQPEESVPDTEPPPKDTPKGEVLENKQIEEPKSHDASRVNTEQQSPEAETYTLLKNKKRKLDASKNDESSKKTKDNTSDEVGNGKVVQSGKTEANGKEGELTTKTKWKKLITSTLKWNDGVLKMRKLKKLVLKALEESGITDDETKLSKKLEHKINSSSKFRVDNKYVHLAAKD from the exons AT ggtttggtttctttgtttttgtttgcagGAAAAATACGGTCCCAAGGGGGCACAAGGGAAACCTTTGAATGGTGGGGGAGCCAAGCCCATCAACAACAAGGATGGAAAGCAGCAACCCGATTTTGATATTACTGTCGGGCTGACTAAGCGATTTCCATGGTTTTGTAG TCTTTGCAATACTAAAGCCACTAGTGAGCAGACCTTGCTGCTGCATGCTGAAGGAAAGAAGCACAGGGCAAAAGCCCGAGCCATCCATGCAGCAAAGCAGCAGCCTAAGCAGCCGGAAGAATCTGTTCCGGATACAGAACCTCCACCCAAGGACACTCCCAAGGGTGAAGTTCTTGAGAATAAACAAATAGAAGAACCTAAATCGCATGATGCGTCTAGAGTCAATACCGAACAACAAAGTCCTGAAGCAGAGACTTACACCTtgctgaaaaataaaaagagaaagctTGATGCATCCAAGAACGATGAATCAAGCAAGAAGACTAAGGATAATACATCAGATGAAGTAGGAAATGGCAAAGTGGTTCAGAGTGGGAAGACAGAAGCAAATGGGAAAGAGGGAGAACTTACTACGAAAACAAAGTGGAAGAAGTTGATTACATCAACCCTAAAATGG AACGATGGAGTCCTGAAGATGAGGAAATTGAAAAAACTTGTGCTGAAGGCTCTCGAAGAATCCGGCATAACAGATGACGAAACCAAACTGAGTAAGAAGCTTGAGCACAAG ATCAATTCGAGCTCCAAATTTAGAGTCGACAACAAGTATGTTCATTTGGCTGCCAAGGATTAA
- the LOC126601412 gene encoding UBP1-associated proteins 1C-like isoform X2, translating into MVWFQCEDCGDNLKKPKVLGHFNCCSARKLSCIDCGETFGREAVQGHTQCMTEAEKYGPKGAQGKPLNGGGAKPINNKDGKQQPDFDITVGLTKRFPWFCSLCNTKATSEQTLLLHAEGKKHRAKARAIHAAKQQPKQPEESVPDTEPPPKDTPKGEVLENKQIEEPKSHDASRVNTEQQSPEAETYTLLKNKKRKLDASKNDESSKKTKDNTYGKEGELTTKTKWKKLITSTLKWNDGVLKMRKLKKLVLKALEESGITDDETKLSKKLEHKINSSSKFRVDNKYVHLAAKD; encoded by the exons ATGGTGTGGTTTCAGTGCGAGGATTGCGGAGACAACCTCAAGAAACCCAAGGTTTTGGGTCACTTTAACTGCTGCTCTGCTCGAAAG CTTTCGTGCATTGATTGCGGAGAGACATTTGGGAGAGAAGCCGTTCAGGGTCACACACAATGTATGACTGAGGCG GAAAAATACGGTCCCAAGGGGGCACAAGGGAAACCTTTGAATGGTGGGGGAGCCAAGCCCATCAACAACAAGGATGGAAAGCAGCAACCCGATTTTGATATTACTGTCGGGCTGACTAAGCGATTTCCATGGTTTTGTAG TCTTTGCAATACTAAAGCCACTAGTGAGCAGACCTTGCTGCTGCATGCTGAAGGAAAGAAGCACAGGGCAAAAGCCCGAGCCATCCATGCAGCAAAGCAGCAGCCTAAGCAGCCGGAAGAATCTGTTCCGGATACAGAACCTCCACCCAAGGACACTCCCAAGGGTGAAGTTCTTGAGAATAAACAAATAGAAGAACCTAAATCGCATGATGCGTCTAGAGTCAATACCGAACAACAAAGTCCTGAAGCAGAGACTTACACCTtgctgaaaaataaaaagagaaagctTGATGCATCCAAGAACGATGAATCAAGCAAGAAGACTAAGGATAATACAT ATGGGAAAGAGGGAGAACTTACTACGAAAACAAAGTGGAAGAAGTTGATTACATCAACCCTAAAATGG AACGATGGAGTCCTGAAGATGAGGAAATTGAAAAAACTTGTGCTGAAGGCTCTCGAAGAATCCGGCATAACAGATGACGAAACCAAACTGAGTAAGAAGCTTGAGCACAAG ATCAATTCGAGCTCCAAATTTAGAGTCGACAACAAGTATGTTCATTTGGCTGCCAAGGATTAA
- the LOC126602730 gene encoding uncharacterized protein LOC126602730: protein MPRRHGSPSPLLSPPLLIILFPIIISLILFYTIPPFLSLTSQLLRPTISVKKSWDSLNVFLVIFAILCGVFAKRNEDASPTEEDRIPDNNIPHPLDKVTTNSANISESEAAGSVLPQQWFGYSERRTPEIGGGRLRRSSSSYPDLRQLGQDSVWETPDHNKPQFRFFDDFEIGNYNRAPSTSHQRRSEEYSDVIKEIPVDTFVPYSSHPPPQKSPTPTPPPPPPPRQQKTRRTYQTVGRKDPKTGKVVNKHITEEGEEIEDVRTPPPTPPPPPPPRPAAPPSPIRIRSEPKRRKSNVKKEIAMVWASVLSNQRKRKKKHKVTGTRNIYETAASLPEHQRQGGEGEYFFTRPPPSPPPPPPPPPPPHSVFHNLFKKGMSKTKKVHSVSTPPTPPPPPPQPALRKQKSWNTSFPLAPPTPPQQPPPATSRRRSSASSGRPPLPTKSSTYLYEENVNSGSQSPLIPVAPPPPPPFKMPDLKFFVRGDFVKIRSAESSRCGSPELEDVDDVDAWPRKEEDLKSKSEVQRKVNVMDSGDGGGGGGSSGRSSVFCPSPDVNTKADNFIARLRDEWKLEKMNSMRQKKKMP, encoded by the coding sequence ATGCCTCGCCGCCATGGCTCACCGTCTCCGCTTTTAAGTCCACCGTTGCTCATCATCCTCTTCCCCATCATCATCTCACTCATCCTCTTCTATACCATCCCTCCATTCCTATCTCTCACCTCTCAACTCCTCCGCCCCACCATTTCTGTCAAGAAAAGTTGGGACTCCCTCAATGTGTTTCTCGTCATTTTCGCAATCCTATGCGGCGTTTTCGCCAAGCGAAACGAAGACGCATCACCTACCGAGGAAGATCGCATTCCCGACAATAATATTCCACACCCTTTGGACAAAGTAACTACAAACAGCGCGAACATATCGGAATCGGAAGCAGCTGGGTCTGTACTTCCGCAGCAATGGTTTGGATATTCGGAGAGGAGGACGCCGGAAATCGGTGGTGGCCGGTTGAGGAGGAGCAGCAGCTCCTACCCGGATCTGAGGCAACTCGGGCAAGACTCAGTGTGGGAAACTCCGGATCACAACAAGCCGCAGTTCCGCTTCTTCGACGACTTCGAAATCGGCAATTACAATCGTGCCCCGTCAACTTCACACCAACGCCGATCCGAGGAGTACTCAGATGTAATTAAGGAGATTCCGGTGGATACTTTCGTACCTTACTCTTCTCATCCCCCGCCGCAAAAGTCGCCAACACCGACACCTCCACCGCCGCCTCCACCACGTCAACAAAAAACGAGAAGGACGTATCAGACCGTTGGACGTAAAGATCCAAAAACGGGGAAAGTAGTGAATAAGCATATTACTGAAGAGGGTGAAGAAATTGAGGATGTTCGAACTCCGCCACCGACGCCTCCACCTCCTCCGCCGCCAAGGCCTGCTGCCCCGCCGTCGCCAATTCGGATTCGGTCGGAGCCGAAACGCAGGAAGAGTAATGTGAAGAAGGAGATAGCGATGGTTTGGGCTTCGGTTCTGTCTAAtcagagaaagaggaagaagaagcacaagGTCACCGGTACCAGAAACATTTACGAAACTGCTGCTTCTCTGCCTGAACACCAACGAcaaggaggagaaggagaataCTTTTTCACAAGACCGCCGCCGTCGccacctcctccaccaccacccccGCCGCCGCCACATTCTGTGTTTCATAATCTGTTCAAAAAGGGAATGAGCAAAACTAAGAAAGTTCACTCCGTCTCGACACCTCcaactccaccaccaccaccaccacagccGGCATTGCGAAAACAAAAGAGTTGGAATACTAGTTTCCCGCTGGCGCCACCAACTCCGCCGCAACAACCACCTCCGGCTACTTCCCGGCGACGATCTTCCGCCTCCAGTGGCCGCCCGCCGTTGCCGACTAAGTCGAGCACTTATCTGTACGAGGAAAATGTAAACAGCGGCAGCCAGAGTCCTTTAATTCCGGTGGCGCCGCCACCTCCTCCGCCGTTCAAAATGCCGGATCTGAAGTTTTTTGTGCGCGGGGATTTTGTTAAGATAAGGAGCGCGGAGAGCTCACGCTGTGGATCTCCTGAATTGGAGGACGTTGATGACGTTGATGCGTGGCCACGTAAGGAAGAAGACTTGAAGTCAAAGTCAGAAGTACAGAGAAAAGTCAACGTGATGGACAGTGGAGATGGCGGCGGTGGTGGCGGCAGCAGCGGCAGATCCTCCGTGTTCTGCCCTAGCCCAGATGTTAATACGAAAGCTGATAACTTCATTGCTAGGCTGAGAGATGAGTGGAAGCTTGAGAAGATGAACTCAATGAGGCAGAAAAAGAAGATGCCCTAA